ACTTTTTATACCAAACATATCATCTAGAGTTATTTGCTCGTGATATAACTGGTGCTTGAGACTTTAGTCAAACCGGAGCAGATTGAGCTGGAATTTTTGGAACAGCAACAATTAGTCAAATTGAAAGTTTGATGAATACTGGTTTTGGATTAGGTAATGAAGCAGTAATGAAAGAATGATTTAATAACTTAACAACAGCAATGAGTGGGAAAGGAACTAATGCTTTTGGGCAATTTTTATTATCATTAAATGGCCAAACAATTGCTGGTAATAAAGGAATTGATTCAATTGTTGCTAATTTCTTCTTCTCAACAAATGCAAATGGGGAAGCCTTCCTAACTGTTGCTGAACGATATGCTACAGTTCCAATTGGTAGTTCATCCTTTGGAATTGGAGCCGCAATTTATCGATTCTTTACTTCATGATTTATTGGTTTTGCAACTGGGAATGGGGGATTAGGATTAGCTGTTGCTTATGCCTTCTTTATCTCATTCTTCTGATTCTTTGGAATCCATGGTTCAAATATTATGGGAGCCATTTTTGAACCAATTTGATGAATGATTATGGGAGTTAATACAGCCTTGATTTCATCAGGATTACCAGCAAGAACTAATTTAAATGATCAATTAGGAATCTTTGGGAAACCATTCTTTGATATTTATATGAATATTGGTGGTTCAGGAGCAACATTAGGATTATTAATTATGGTGTTAGTATTATCAAAACGCCGTGAATTAAAAGAAGTTTCAAAATATGCCCTTCCCGCGGGATGTTTTAATATTAATGAACCAGTTATCTTTGGTTTCCCAATCGTTTTAAACCCAACTTATTTTGCACCATTTATTTTATCACCATTATTAGCAATGTTAATTGGGTGATTAGCAACAGGACCAATGCATATTGTTAATGTTGTTTATGTCACTGTTCCATGGACAACACCTTGAATTATTGGAGCGGTTTTAGCAACCGTTGATCCAATGGCCATTCTCGTCGCCTTAATTTGTTTTGTGGTTGCCACAGCAGTTTGAATTCCATTTATTCTTTTGGATAATTCGCTTTACTTCCGTAAATTACAAAAAACAAATCCTGCCGAATATGAAGAAGAAATGCGTTATTTAAAAGATAAAGCATATCGTAATTCTGTTAAAGAAAAAGCAAAAGCTGAAAAGGCCGCTGCGAAAGCTGAATTAAAAACTCTTCATGAGGCAAAAAAACAAAAATAAGGATCAATAAAAAAATTACCTTATGTTAAGTTAATGTTAACGTAAGGTAATTTTTAATAATATATTAAGTGGGGCTAAAAAACGGTTAAAGCAACAATGATTAGAACTGTAAAAGTGGTAAAACCAACTGCTGAACTAACGATTAATGCTAAACGATGCCAGGGTGCAAAACGTTGTAAAACCTTGTCACGGAAACGGACAATTGTTCATACAACAAAAGGAATTAAGAAAAAAATAACGGCAATTGTTATAATTATTGTTTGTGTTGTCATTTCTTCACCTACCATTTTTATAATTATAGCAAAATAGATAACAAAGGGAGGAATTTCGATGAAATTAGATAAAGATTTTATTTTTGGTGCTTCAACAAATGCCTTTCAAATTGAAGGAGCTCGAAATCTAGGGGGGCGAACAGATTCAATTTGAGATGAATTTACAAAACGATGTTTTCATATTCCCCCAGCTGGGAAAAATGACCGCGAAATTAACTCAATTGCTATTAGTGCTGATTTTTATCACAAATATCAAACTGATATTCGGATTATGAAACGGTTGGGATTAAATGGATTAGTTTATAATATTGACTGAACAAGAATCTTTTCAAAAAATAGTCAAGAAGTTAATTGAGAAGGAATTAAGTTTTATGATAATGTTTTTGCAACATTACGAGCAAATAATATTAAGCCAATCCCAATTTTATTTCACTGGGATACGCCAATGTGAGCTGAACTACAAGGGGGATTTGAAAACCGCGCAATTTTGGAATGATTTCAAGGCTATGTTGCAACTGTCTTTAAATACTTAGGAAAATATACAGATGTTTGATTTGTTAATGATGAAAATTCAACTTTTACCCTTGATGGCTATTTGAGCGATTATTTACCGCCAGGTAAAAATAGTAAAGAAGGTTTTGCCCGCGCAATTCACCATTTGAATCTTTGCACAGCT
The Spiroplasma chrysopicola DF-1 genome window above contains:
- a CDS encoding PTS sugar transporter subunit IIC; this translates as MDNEKGKFKAQKEHKLSKGFKTWWDNKALPVMSKLGNQRHLSAIRDSFGTMIPLIIAGGLGLLIDAIIFGGAGSGKISLLGLFARAAGYAWDDIGPLFNNLETSWGKASQIGALAFGQIQIATIGAMSLYFAFLLGYFLALSRNYKNPTIAGLASFAGFIIASMGQVSFFMDAKGLFAALVIGIVTTELFVWFGNMKKLEIKLPDGVPPAVGKSFAVFLPMTFTLGIVAVLNIIVLAPAIARPDWGWEIESWNTLVSNKNLWSSAIGDNVKLKTFADFLYQTYHLELFARDITGAWDFSQTGADWAGIFGTATISQIESLMNTGFGLGNEAVMKEWFNNLTTAMSGKGTNAFGQFLLSLNGQTIAGNKGIDSIVANFFFSTNANGEAFLTVAERYATVPIGSSSFGIGAAIYRFFTSWFIGFATGNGGLGLAVAYAFFISFFWFFGIHGSNIMGAIFEPIWWMIMGVNTALISSGLPARTNLNDQLGIFGKPFFDIYMNIGGSGATLGLLIMVLVLSKRRELKEVSKYALPAGCFNINEPVIFGFPIVLNPTYFAPFILSPLLAMLIGWLATGPMHIVNVVYVTVPWTTPWIIGAVLATVDPMAILVALICFVVATAVWIPFILLDNSLYFRKLQKTNPAEYEEEMRYLKDKAYRNSVKEKAKAEKAAAKAELKTLHEAKKQK